A single Tamandua tetradactyla isolate mTamTet1 chromosome X, mTamTet1.pri, whole genome shotgun sequence DNA region contains:
- the RIPPLY1 gene encoding protein ripply1 — protein MDPTAPTASVPALAPLVLPGLLSPSPLLSSGQEVDGIKRVASLWRPWLYSTNDTSRQTRKLVGLATGEATAAKVTKADSKFYHPVRLFWPKSRSFDYLYSDGEILLQNFPVQATINLYEDSDNEEEVEEEEEEDKVEKEKKEVEEKGPEGCVRVPGLAPCSAIAHPHSSPLNCPN, from the exons ATGGACCCAACGGCTCCTACTGCCTCTGTCCCTGCCCTGGCCCCCCTGGTGCTCCCTGGCCTGTTAAGCCCATCGCCCCTTCTCTCCTCTGGACAAGAAGTTGATGGGATTAAAAG AGTTGCTTCTCTTTGGAGGCCTTGGCTATACTCCACAAATGACACTTCAAGGCAGACAAGGAAGTTGGTGGGTTTG GCCACTGGTGAAGCAACAGCTGCCAAGGTCACCAAGGCTGACTCCAAGTTCTATCACCCTGTCAG GCTCTTCTGGCCTAAATCCCGCTCCTTTGACTATCTGTACAGTGATGGGGAGATTTTACTCCAGAACTTCCCTGTCCAGGCAACCATCAACCTGTATGAGGACTCAGACAATGAAGAGGAggtggaggaagaagaggaggaggacaaagtagagaaggagaaaaaggaggtgGAGGAAAAGGGGCCAGAAGGGTGTGTGAGAGTACCAGGATTAGCACCATGCAGTGCCATAGCTCATCCCCATTCTTCACCCCTGAACTGTCCAAACTGA